A single genomic interval of Metasolibacillus fluoroglycofenilyticus harbors:
- the proB gene encoding glutamate 5-kinase gives MERKRIVVKIGSSSLTNNKGEIDFEKFNDHIEALVQLKLSGHEVLLVSSGAVAAGFRKLGYPTRPVTMKGRQAAAAVGQSLLIQLYNEAFIKYNIISAQVLLTRTDFSEKERYKNASATFSELLERSVIPIINENDTISVAELTFGDNDMLSALVAGLVHADQLIILTDINGLYTVNPTKNPNAKRLDFLTVISDELLANTSGSSSKVGTGGMESKLLAARCALEAGINVFIGKGTGAKKLLEVLAGNGDGTYISSEEPSTLSSRRQWLRLSTVTGKIFIDEGAVKALTTGGKSLLPAGVYALEGHFKRGDVVEVFYQHHCIGRGEIKYSKEELEQAMGKRTTELFKQATEVIHRDYWVQMKEV, from the coding sequence ATGGAACGAAAACGGATTGTCGTAAAAATTGGCAGTAGCTCTTTAACAAATAATAAAGGAGAAATTGATTTTGAAAAATTTAATGACCATATCGAGGCCCTCGTACAGTTGAAGCTTTCGGGGCACGAGGTGTTACTCGTTTCATCTGGCGCTGTCGCTGCTGGTTTCCGCAAGCTCGGCTATCCAACGCGTCCCGTCACGATGAAAGGCAGACAGGCAGCGGCAGCTGTTGGACAAAGCCTACTAATTCAGCTCTACAATGAGGCATTTATCAAATACAATATTATTTCAGCACAGGTCTTGCTGACTCGTACAGATTTTAGCGAAAAAGAACGTTACAAAAATGCCTCTGCCACATTTTCTGAGCTACTAGAACGCTCTGTAATACCGATTATTAATGAGAACGATACAATATCTGTTGCGGAGCTGACATTTGGAGACAATGATATGCTCTCTGCATTAGTAGCAGGGCTTGTTCATGCAGACCAACTAATTATTTTGACGGATATCAATGGGCTATATACAGTGAATCCCACAAAAAATCCTAATGCCAAACGCTTAGATTTTTTAACTGTTATATCGGATGAGCTACTTGCTAACACATCGGGCAGCAGCTCCAAAGTCGGCACAGGGGGGATGGAGTCAAAGCTATTAGCTGCGCGCTGTGCTCTTGAAGCAGGCATTAATGTTTTTATCGGAAAAGGAACAGGAGCAAAAAAATTACTGGAAGTTTTAGCTGGCAATGGGGATGGTACGTATATTTCTAGCGAGGAACCCTCCACTTTATCAAGCCGTAGACAATGGCTTCGATTATCTACAGTTACAGGAAAAATATTCATTGATGAAGGGGCTGTCAAAGCTTTGACGACTGGAGGCAAAAGCTTATTACCAGCAGGTGTTTACGCATTGGAAGGTCATTTTAAACGAGGTGATGTCGTTGAAGTGTTTTACCAGCATCATTGTATCGGACGTGGTGAAATAAAGTATTCCAAGGAGGAGCTCGAGCAAGCAATGGGAAAGCGCACGACTGAATTATTCAAACAAGCAACAGAAGTAATTCATCGTGATTATTGGGTTCAAATGAAGGAGGTTTAA
- a CDS encoding sigma-70 family RNA polymerase sigma factor, translated as MNFEQCYEQYKPLIQKALYRCRVYGNFDEYRHIAMIALWEATQTYDENKGTFETYAYFMMRYQIIAEMRKQNNHRNRNMLVGDEALQVFIDDGRNAIVIETPALAILWEELTTDERYILTSYYVLQNSDKEIAQALQLKVETLKKRRQRLLKRLNKQLTECGNMLL; from the coding sequence ATGAACTTTGAACAATGCTATGAACAGTATAAACCGTTAATTCAAAAGGCGTTATATCGTTGCCGCGTTTATGGCAATTTTGATGAATATCGACATATAGCGATGATTGCTTTATGGGAGGCGACGCAAACATATGACGAAAATAAAGGAACCTTCGAAACATATGCCTATTTTATGATGCGCTATCAAATTATTGCTGAGATGCGCAAGCAAAACAATCATCGAAATCGCAACATGCTAGTTGGTGATGAAGCTTTGCAAGTTTTTATAGATGATGGACGAAATGCCATTGTGATTGAAACACCAGCACTCGCAATATTGTGGGAAGAGTTAACGACAGATGAGCGCTATATTTTGACTAGCTATTATGTCCTGCAAAATAGTGACAAAGAAATTGCGCAAGCTTTGCAACTCAAAGTGGAAACGTTGAAAAAAAGAAGACAGCGCCTATTAAAGCGCTTGAACAAACAGCTTACTGAGTGCGGTAACATGTTGTTGTAA
- a CDS encoding type IA DNA topoisomerase yields the protein MYKVRALLIAEKPSLMRDIEKVYKRMQLPYTIDFASFIGHVVELKEPHEYKKEWKKWDLAVLPMMPERYEFRVKKTAYKVYRELEQKLKTGHYDFIINACDAGMEGENIFYSFYKKVGCRLPVKRFWTSQTTDNAIHKALTHLLDENDYLIRNLRNAAMYRMIFDWLIGLNLTRVATVKGGRTIKVGRVMTPTLAIVVKRELEIKQFQPEPYAQIELQLPEMTALWFDPVQNTNKIQSGEVKAIAARITETAIVKELKTERKALPAPPLHSLLELQKEANKFYGFTSANTLKIAQSLYEKKLITYPRTESKHLPTAFAENITAHIKALCSLEEYQAIAGEIMRNHSNIARVTSSKRYVDDKKLTDHHAITVTDVAVGRKKLTEAEWKVYHLICKRLLAIFLPAYQFDKTTIILQSGGELFKQTGNRIVEKGYTVLYETFRRKGELPLPLLKVDDILPIKELNILSKMTEPPSRYTDSTLLDAMFHAGRFIEDAELQKILKDAEGIGTSATRAEIIEKLITIGMLERQGKSLAATNFGIDVIASLGNHDVVSPILTAIWSKKLKDIVDGQLNASAFYKEMLAFVEETTARMKALEMQVAEKEIVVVGSCPLCRNAVVEGFRAYTCQNKACKFAISKVLMKGKVTAIDAKKLLSGKETREIRFTWKSGKKGKARLKLQGEKLEFVF from the coding sequence ATGTATAAAGTGAGAGCGCTGCTCATTGCCGAAAAGCCATCGCTAATGCGAGATATTGAAAAAGTTTATAAGCGCATGCAATTGCCATATACAATTGACTTTGCTTCATTTATAGGACATGTTGTGGAGCTAAAGGAGCCACACGAATATAAAAAGGAATGGAAAAAATGGGATTTAGCAGTGCTACCGATGATGCCGGAGCGCTATGAATTTCGTGTAAAAAAAACTGCCTATAAAGTGTATAGGGAGCTAGAGCAAAAGCTAAAAACAGGGCACTATGATTTTATTATAAATGCGTGTGATGCGGGGATGGAAGGGGAAAACATCTTTTATTCCTTTTATAAAAAAGTGGGCTGCAGGCTACCCGTAAAGCGCTTTTGGACATCACAAACAACGGATAATGCAATACATAAAGCATTGACCCATTTGCTAGATGAAAATGATTACCTCATTCGCAATCTGCGCAATGCTGCCATGTATCGCATGATATTTGACTGGCTAATTGGCTTAAACTTAACGCGTGTTGCTACGGTAAAAGGTGGGCGTACGATTAAAGTTGGTCGTGTAATGACGCCAACCCTCGCCATTGTAGTCAAACGTGAGCTTGAAATAAAACAATTCCAGCCAGAGCCATATGCGCAAATTGAATTACAGCTACCAGAAATGACGGCGCTATGGTTTGACCCAGTCCAAAACACAAATAAAATACAATCTGGCGAAGTGAAGGCCATTGCTGCACGTATTACAGAAACAGCGATTGTCAAAGAGCTGAAAACTGAGCGCAAAGCATTGCCTGCCCCACCATTGCATTCATTGCTGGAACTGCAAAAGGAAGCGAATAAATTTTATGGCTTTACATCTGCAAACACATTAAAAATTGCTCAAAGCTTGTATGAAAAAAAGTTAATTACTTATCCACGTACCGAATCTAAGCATTTACCGACAGCATTTGCTGAAAATATTACAGCACATATTAAAGCGCTTTGTTCATTAGAAGAATACCAAGCTATTGCAGGGGAAATTATGCGTAATCACTCCAATATAGCTCGTGTCACCTCCTCTAAACGCTACGTAGATGATAAAAAATTAACGGACCATCATGCTATTACAGTAACGGATGTAGCTGTAGGGCGCAAAAAGCTAACTGAGGCGGAATGGAAAGTGTACCATCTTATTTGTAAACGTCTTTTAGCTATCTTTTTACCAGCCTATCAATTCGATAAAACGACTATTATTTTACAATCTGGTGGGGAGCTTTTTAAGCAAACAGGTAATCGTATTGTAGAAAAAGGCTACACAGTATTATATGAAACATTTCGTAGAAAGGGGGAACTTCCTCTCCCTTTATTAAAGGTAGACGATATATTACCAATTAAGGAGTTAAATATTTTATCTAAAATGACTGAACCGCCATCACGTTACACAGATAGTACATTGCTTGATGCGATGTTCCATGCAGGGCGCTTTATAGAGGATGCAGAACTGCAAAAAATTTTAAAGGACGCAGAAGGTATTGGTACATCGGCAACACGTGCAGAAATTATAGAAAAATTGATAACGATTGGTATGCTAGAACGACAAGGGAAATCATTAGCTGCTACTAATTTTGGAATCGATGTTATTGCTAGCTTAGGCAATCATGATGTCGTTTCTCCAATTTTAACAGCAATTTGGAGCAAAAAGCTAAAGGACATTGTCGATGGTCAATTAAATGCATCTGCATTTTATAAGGAAATGCTTGCCTTTGTAGAAGAAACAACAGCGCGTATGAAAGCGTTGGAAATGCAAGTGGCTGAAAAGGAGATTGTCGTTGTCGGGAGCTGCCCATTATGTCGTAATGCAGTAGTAGAAGGGTTCCGAGCATATACATGTCAAAACAAAGCATGTAAATTTGCTATTAGCAAAGTATTAATGAAAGGTAAAGTAACAGCAATTGATGCGAAGAAGTTACTTTCTGGCAAAGAAACTCGTGAAATCCGCTTTACATGGAAAAGCGGTAAAAAAGGTAAAGCTCGCCTGAAGTTACAAGGGGAGAAGTTGGAGTTTGTTTTTTAG